In a single window of the Acidobacteriaceae bacterium genome:
- a CDS encoding carboxypeptidase regulatory-like domain-containing protein, producing the protein MKPSFRALSLLLLLAACSFAAMAQTSKGILAGVIRDNTGAVIPSASITITEQATGAARTSHSDAQGTFRVDAMNPGLYTIRVEMNGFVTKVVQDLNVQPSIVTDYDPVMIPGGVSESVLVEANSNTINTENGQLAGTISSAELSSVPIFTLNPIELATTIPGVQVVDSNLGLGGIGGNFEQIEVNGTRPRANNFMMDGQDINDTGIGGQSFNPQIPDAFETVTAITNSASAEYGRAGGAIVNLVTKSGSSKFHGDAWELYSGSGLDSLDGITRKGKPYPNNPKARYDEHQPGFTAGGPIWKNKLFAFGGLVVERYFGNSQPGAFEYPDAAGYAQLQAIGGPQVTLLDSYLYNGSYLTSYVNVGEANAYAITSRPGCPSGCTITTALFERPAVAQQAPETQWIYRIDFTPRQQDQFSWRYLHDRANFVPDLGVNFSGLPGFDGEVGGPTELGQGAWTHIFTAKLLNEFRASETRLDILFQGTPQSQANPLYTAPNITFNGQGFGGAATPLGFAQTILPQGTIQDLYQYQDTVSWTHGRQTWRIGADVGRDIEIDLVAQNANGGLLYTSGGGASALDNFLDNYLGSSGQASKTFGPTRVDPHSWRTATFAQDDVKLTPELTLNLGLRYDYLTNPENSLPYPAVDINNPYQPITTVVPVINDKNNIAPRFGFAWNPHGSVFADGKTVFRGGFGGFYDTDFTNIVTNGAQAAPNAPTGTLTCTGSTCPRGLGNSTGLLNTISPTLTAMSTVQTVSNHMVNPLTWQWNFGIERQLPGQFRIALNYVGNRGEKLFANQQLNYEVNGVRINPSRGIINIRSNRADSEYNSAQVEVSRQYSHGLFVRAVYVYGKDLDDASEVFGTFASPTSYSANLAPNGLHQDWGPSVWDHRQYASFIYSWTPGGFHSSRKGVNTALSVFTRHFTISGTTELQSGPYTTFNFNGLDMNDDGSSANDRPLVANASQPIDTAAFDGYYFGPPYTPGVYYDAATGNPVPPTQEHWLVPHGAQYMPFEIGRNSFENPGTQYWNLSLEKDVPSSWFHLDRGMLVLRVEAQNFTNHDNLGPLDINLLDIGTPAYMNRSNATEPMNRHLLLWAKFRF; encoded by the coding sequence ATGAAGCCTTCATTCAGAGCACTCAGCCTGCTTTTGTTACTCGCCGCTTGCTCCTTCGCAGCTATGGCGCAAACCAGCAAAGGGATTCTTGCCGGCGTAATCCGTGATAATACCGGCGCCGTGATTCCGAGTGCTTCAATAACCATCACCGAGCAGGCTACGGGAGCCGCGCGCACTTCCCACTCCGACGCGCAGGGAACATTTCGCGTCGACGCGATGAATCCGGGACTCTACACGATACGAGTGGAGATGAACGGATTCGTCACGAAGGTCGTTCAGGACCTCAACGTGCAGCCCTCGATCGTGACTGACTATGACCCTGTGATGATTCCTGGCGGTGTGTCAGAGTCCGTACTGGTTGAAGCAAACTCGAACACGATCAACACGGAGAATGGTCAGCTTGCGGGAACGATCAGCAGCGCAGAGCTTTCGAGTGTGCCGATCTTCACGCTGAATCCTATTGAGCTCGCGACCACGATCCCCGGCGTTCAGGTTGTGGATTCCAATCTTGGACTCGGCGGGATCGGCGGCAACTTTGAACAGATCGAAGTCAATGGCACCCGTCCGCGCGCGAATAACTTCATGATGGATGGGCAGGACATAAACGATACCGGCATCGGTGGCCAGTCTTTCAATCCGCAGATCCCAGATGCCTTTGAAACCGTGACTGCCATCACCAACTCCGCTTCAGCAGAATACGGACGCGCAGGCGGAGCGATTGTGAACCTGGTTACAAAGAGCGGTAGCAGTAAATTTCATGGTGATGCCTGGGAGCTCTATTCAGGTTCTGGGCTAGATTCTCTTGATGGCATCACGCGTAAGGGCAAACCATATCCGAATAACCCAAAGGCACGTTACGACGAGCACCAGCCAGGTTTCACCGCAGGTGGTCCGATTTGGAAAAATAAGCTGTTCGCATTCGGCGGCTTGGTTGTTGAACGGTACTTTGGGAATTCGCAGCCGGGAGCGTTTGAATATCCAGATGCTGCCGGTTACGCACAACTGCAGGCGATCGGCGGACCACAGGTCACGTTGCTCGATAGCTACCTGTATAACGGGTCTTACCTCACCAGCTATGTCAACGTCGGCGAGGCGAATGCGTACGCGATCACTTCACGCCCTGGCTGTCCGAGTGGTTGCACCATCACTACGGCGCTGTTCGAGCGACCTGCCGTTGCACAACAAGCTCCTGAGACACAGTGGATCTATCGCATTGATTTCACGCCGCGGCAACAGGATCAGTTTTCTTGGCGCTATCTTCACGATCGGGCCAACTTCGTGCCCGATCTGGGCGTAAATTTCTCCGGCCTTCCCGGGTTCGATGGCGAGGTCGGCGGTCCTACGGAGCTGGGTCAGGGTGCGTGGACGCACATCTTCACCGCCAAGCTCCTGAACGAGTTCCGTGCGTCGGAAACTCGGCTGGACATTCTGTTCCAGGGAACGCCGCAGTCCCAAGCTAACCCGCTCTATACAGCTCCGAATATCACATTCAATGGACAAGGATTCGGAGGGGCAGCGACGCCGCTTGGCTTCGCCCAGACAATTCTGCCGCAGGGCACCATCCAGGACCTGTATCAGTACCAGGATACGGTGAGCTGGACCCACGGTCGGCAGACGTGGCGCATCGGTGCCGATGTCGGTCGCGACATTGAGATCGACCTCGTGGCTCAAAACGCCAATGGTGGCCTTCTCTACACGTCGGGTGGAGGCGCATCGGCCCTGGACAATTTCCTTGATAATTATCTAGGTTCTTCCGGGCAAGCCAGCAAGACCTTCGGACCTACGCGCGTGGATCCGCACAGCTGGCGCACGGCCACATTTGCGCAGGATGATGTCAAGCTCACACCGGAGCTGACGCTCAATCTGGGTTTGCGTTACGACTATCTGACAAATCCCGAGAACTCTCTGCCATATCCAGCGGTTGATATCAACAACCCATATCAACCCATCACGACCGTCGTTCCTGTGATCAACGACAAGAACAATATCGCTCCGCGGTTCGGCTTCGCCTGGAATCCGCATGGTAGCGTCTTTGCAGACGGCAAGACGGTTTTCCGCGGCGGCTTCGGCGGATTTTACGACACAGACTTCACGAACATCGTCACGAATGGGGCTCAAGCGGCGCCCAATGCGCCCACGGGAACGCTGACCTGCACAGGCAGCACATGCCCACGAGGATTGGGCAACTCCACCGGCCTGCTCAACACGATTTCACCAACCTTGACCGCCATGTCTACGGTGCAAACCGTGTCGAACCATATGGTCAATCCGCTCACATGGCAATGGAACTTCGGGATTGAGCGCCAACTACCGGGCCAGTTTAGGATCGCACTAAATTATGTCGGCAATCGCGGTGAAAAGCTGTTTGCTAACCAGCAATTGAACTACGAGGTGAATGGTGTCCGGATTAATCCGAGCCGGGGCATCATCAACATCCGTTCAAATCGAGCCGACTCCGAATACAACAGTGCGCAGGTCGAAGTTTCGCGGCAGTACTCGCATGGATTGTTCGTACGCGCAGTCTATGTTTACGGAAAGGATCTGGATGACGCGTCGGAGGTGTTTGGCACCTTTGCATCACCGACATCGTATTCGGCAAATCTTGCACCCAACGGTCTCCACCAGGACTGGGGACCCTCCGTCTGGGACCATCGTCAATATGCCTCGTTTATTTACTCCTGGACACCTGGGGGATTCCACTCCAGCAGGAAGGGCGTGAATACGGCACTCAGCGTCTTTACGCGACACTTCACGATCTCGGGAACGACGGAACTGCAGTCAGGTCCTTATACGACTTTCAACTTCAACGGTCTGGATATGAACGACGACGGTAGTTCCGCGAACGATCGTCCGCTCGTTGCCAATGCCAGCCAGCCTATCGATACGGCCGCCTTTGACGGATACTATTTCGGGCCGCCGTATACTCCCGGCGTCTATTATGATGCCGCCACCGGTAACCCTGTCCCTCCAACACAAGAGCATTGGCTTGTGCCGCATGGCGCGCAATATATGCCATTTGAGATCGGTCGGAACAGCTTTGAGAACCCAGGCACACAATATTGGAACCTCAGCCTTGAAAAGGACGTGCCCTCGTCGTGGTTTCACCTCGACCGCGGCATGCTTGTTCTCAGAGTGGAGGCGCAGAACTTTACAAACCACGACAATCTCGGCCCGCTGGATATCAATCTTCTTGATATCGGCACACCCGCTTACATGAATCGGTCGAATGCCACGGAGCCCATGAACCGGCACCTGCTTCTATGGGCCAAGTTCCGCTTCTGA
- a CDS encoding histidine kinase, giving the protein MIDGIIIFWVAFFFYRGATYYTRLREKETAAEQLKTELVHAQMSALRTNLNPHFLFNTLNGISSLMRTDVGSADEMLEQLASLLRITLQREDVQQIRLSDEIGFVEMYMAMQQRRFAGRVREHVRIAPELHDALVPAMLLQPIVENAYTHGISRVDRDGFLEIEAQRIGDRVCIKITNSGSGIQDVSNGGGRGLTNVKSRLQLHYGERQSFILQERVPGVVTAMLTFPFQRGPAETEMAVNYGA; this is encoded by the coding sequence ATGATCGATGGCATCATCATCTTTTGGGTGGCCTTCTTTTTCTATCGTGGCGCCACCTACTATACCCGGCTTCGTGAGAAAGAAACTGCCGCGGAGCAGCTCAAGACCGAACTCGTCCATGCCCAGATGAGCGCCCTGCGCACCAACCTCAATCCACACTTTCTGTTCAATACGCTCAATGGAATCTCCAGCCTGATGCGGACCGACGTGGGAAGTGCAGATGAAATGCTGGAACAACTTGCCAGTCTGCTGCGTATTACGTTGCAACGCGAGGACGTTCAGCAGATTCGGCTGAGCGACGAGATCGGGTTTGTCGAAATGTATATGGCGATGCAGCAACGAAGGTTTGCTGGGCGCGTTCGCGAGCACGTGCGAATTGCTCCGGAGCTGCATGATGCCCTCGTCCCTGCAATGCTTCTTCAGCCAATCGTCGAGAATGCATACACACACGGCATCTCGCGTGTGGATCGTGATGGTTTTCTGGAAATCGAGGCGCAAAGGATCGGCGACCGCGTGTGCATCAAGATCACGAACAGCGGCAGCGGGATCCAGGATGTCTCGAACGGTGGCGGCCGAGGGCTGACAAATGTAAAGAGTCGCCTGCAGTTGCATTACGGGGAAAGACAGAGCTTCATTCTGCAGGAGCGGGTGCCTGGGGTCGTGACAGCCATGTTGACCTTCCCCTTCCAGCGTGGCCCCGCTGAAACAGAGATGGCCGTGAACTATGGTGCGTGA
- a CDS encoding LytTR family DNA-binding domain-containing protein, whose product MIPTVLADDEVLARQKLRQMLREDPEIEIVGECASLTETIELVRSTRPRLLFLDIRMPGGDAFQVIDELSNRGNFKMPQIIFTTAYDSYALRAFEIDAADYLLKPYTNDRLQVALQRVCRQIKADQFGVSETTHSPRENGYSKRIVFKSRGRIIFLPVSQIRWIGAEENYVRISTDNEMHLLRETMARIEEKLDPQTFLRIHRSSIVNLQFVKEVRTEGNGESAVVLLNGQKLVMSRSYRTRINEWLARS is encoded by the coding sequence ATGATCCCAACAGTTTTGGCAGATGATGAGGTGCTTGCGCGTCAGAAACTACGCCAGATGCTGCGCGAAGATCCGGAGATTGAGATCGTGGGTGAATGCGCCAGCCTGACGGAAACAATCGAGCTGGTGCGCAGCACAAGACCGCGTCTCCTCTTCCTGGACATTCGGATGCCTGGCGGCGATGCGTTTCAGGTGATCGATGAGCTCTCGAACCGTGGCAATTTTAAGATGCCGCAGATTATCTTTACCACTGCTTATGATAGCTACGCTCTCCGCGCATTTGAGATCGATGCGGCGGACTATCTTCTTAAGCCGTACACAAACGACCGGTTGCAGGTAGCACTGCAGCGTGTCTGCAGGCAGATCAAAGCCGATCAATTTGGGGTTTCCGAGACAACTCACTCGCCGAGGGAAAACGGATATTCGAAGCGCATCGTATTCAAGTCACGAGGTCGCATCATCTTTCTTCCCGTTTCGCAGATCCGGTGGATCGGCGCAGAGGAAAACTACGTCCGCATCTCCACCGACAATGAGATGCACCTATTGCGCGAAACAATGGCGCGGATCGAGGAGAAGTTGGACCCGCAAACATTCCTGCGCATCCACCGTTCGTCGATTGTGAATCTGCAGTTTGTAAAAGAGGTCCGTACTGAGGGGAATGGCGAGTCCGCCGTCGTACTGCTCAACGGGCAAAAGCTTGTGATGAGCCGCAGCTATCGCACACGTATCAACGAGTGGCTCGCGCGAAGTTGA